One part of the Desulfonema ishimotonii genome encodes these proteins:
- a CDS encoding DUF3786 domain-containing protein → MAKPKNAMEIFKLLDKSNCRECGKKTCLAFAGAVFTGQKAIGDCPKLGPEIIERYATEPARHDAVADIRDDFLEKLKNEITQTDLAEAADRLRGRFSGGKLTLKVLGKDFSVDGEGRLFSDIHVNPWITVPFLSHVLYGKGLPASGKWVSFRELKNGQERYPLFQKRCEAAMKNLADLHPGFFDNMVHLFNGKQVEEQFRSDISVVLHPLPTVPVMVCYWMPDDGLASDLRVFFDRTADENLDIGSLFSLGAGLTQMFEKITQRHGLGGAFSY, encoded by the coding sequence ATGGCGAAACCCAAAAACGCAATGGAAATTTTTAAGTTGCTCGACAAGTCCAACTGCCGCGAATGCGGGAAGAAAACCTGTCTCGCATTTGCCGGAGCGGTTTTTACCGGCCAGAAAGCGATCGGGGACTGCCCGAAGCTGGGACCGGAGATCATCGAACGGTATGCCACAGAACCGGCCCGCCATGATGCGGTGGCGGATATCCGCGATGATTTCCTGGAAAAGCTGAAGAATGAAATCACTCAGACGGACCTGGCCGAGGCGGCCGACAGGCTCAGGGGTCGGTTTTCAGGGGGAAAGCTGACGCTGAAGGTGCTGGGCAAGGATTTCAGTGTGGACGGAGAGGGGCGACTTTTTTCCGATATTCATGTCAATCCCTGGATTACGGTGCCGTTTCTGAGCCATGTGCTTTACGGCAAAGGGCTGCCTGCTTCCGGGAAATGGGTTTCGTTCCGTGAACTGAAAAACGGACAGGAACGGTATCCGCTTTTTCAGAAACGATGCGAGGCCGCCATGAAGAATCTGGCCGATCTGCATCCCGGTTTTTTTGATAATATGGTCCACCTGTTCAACGGAAAGCAGGTTGAAGAGCAGTTCCGGTCGGATATATCGGTTGTGCTTCATCCGCTGCCCACGGTCCCGGTCATGGTCTGCTACTGGATGCCGGATGACGGGCTGGCGTCTGATCTCAGGGTCTTCTTTGACAGGACTGCGGACGAAAACCTTGATATCGGGTCCCTTTTCTCGCTGGGGGCCGGGCTGACACAGATGTTTGAGAAAATCACCCAGCGGCATGGATTGGGCGGGGCGTTTTCCTATTGA
- a CDS encoding M16 family metallopeptidase: MRRFVMRYSAFTGLLLILLTLASCTSLSPGGNPDAISEKQGLADRALWPHRQSDLAPDPALKFGRLPNGIRYVLMHNTTPRNRVSMHLAIQAGSMQETDAQRGLAHFLEHMMFNGSEHFRPGELIRYFQEIGMEFGPDANAHTGFYETVYDILLPEGDKAGLEKGLVVLQDYAQSALLLPEEIDRERKVILAEKRTRDSASYRTFVRSLKFELPEARVSERLPIGTQAVIENADQTILKDFYDTWYRPDRMVLVLVGDFDTALAESLISARFTSLSPRAPERPEPDVGQIRHKGSRAFYHHEKEAGNTEITIQVLTKEEPQPDSLALQQEYLIRDMADLILQTRLDALTRKSDTPFTNASVGSGVFLKHVRYAALSAESSPENWKQSLETLEQTLRQALNYGFTPSELERVRKEYAAGLDRAVKNAATRESGMLARRIIRSVNGNRVFQSPAQEKALYGEFIAGVSADDVNRAFRKAWSPDHRLLMVTGNAGIDTPEASIISAFESSTHVAVSEPAREKNAVFPYLPEPETPGRVAMRNEITDQGIIQVDFENGVRLNLKKTDFKANEVIATLRFGEGRAGEPEDRPGLAELSQAVVNESGLGQLDSDQMERALAGKNTAVEFSVAHGHFAFDGAGVPAELPLLFQLLYAHLTDPGFREEAFTLTSERYRQGYIEMARSIEGAMPLSGQRFLAGGDSRFGLPPYDRFRRLTLPDVREWVGTALKNASPELSLVGDFDVDEAVELAARYLGSLPVRKVSADRSRSGLPVFPAGESLDIKVKTRINKGVVRVAYPTDDMWDIGRTRRLATLAGIFSDRLREVIREKLGATYSPYAYNMPSRTYPGYGVFQAVISVAPDNAETVVRAVREIIADMAAHGVTSDELRRALDPTLNSIRDMQRRNSYWLSTVLSGSKAHPRQIEWSRTIMADYAGITVEEISALAKQYLDNTRAAVIFIRPDRQIVENALKEKKS; encoded by the coding sequence ATGCGTCGATTTGTCATGCGATATTCTGCCTTCACCGGTTTGCTGCTCATCCTTCTGACACTGGCGTCCTGCACGTCGCTCAGTCCCGGCGGAAACCCGGATGCGATATCAGAAAAACAGGGGCTTGCGGACCGCGCTCTGTGGCCCCACCGGCAGAGCGATCTTGCGCCCGATCCGGCCCTGAAATTCGGACGGCTGCCCAACGGCATCCGGTACGTGCTGATGCACAATACCACGCCCCGGAACCGGGTGAGTATGCATCTGGCCATCCAGGCCGGTTCCATGCAGGAAACGGATGCCCAGCGGGGACTGGCCCATTTCCTGGAACACATGATGTTCAACGGCTCCGAACATTTCAGGCCGGGCGAACTGATTCGCTACTTTCAGGAGATCGGCATGGAGTTCGGGCCGGACGCCAACGCCCACACCGGGTTTTATGAAACCGTTTATGACATTCTCCTGCCCGAAGGCGACAAGGCGGGGCTGGAAAAGGGACTGGTGGTTTTGCAGGATTATGCCCAAAGCGCCCTGCTGCTGCCGGAGGAGATCGACCGGGAGCGCAAGGTCATCCTTGCGGAAAAGCGGACCAGGGACTCGGCCTCATACCGCACCTTTGTCAGATCCCTGAAGTTTGAACTGCCGGAGGCCAGGGTTTCCGAAAGACTCCCCATCGGCACGCAGGCGGTCATTGAAAATGCGGATCAGACGATTCTGAAGGATTTTTACGACACCTGGTACCGGCCGGACCGGATGGTTCTCGTACTGGTCGGCGACTTTGACACGGCCCTGGCCGAATCCCTCATCAGCGCCCGTTTTACGTCCCTCTCCCCCAGGGCACCGGAGCGGCCCGAACCGGATGTCGGCCAGATCCGCCACAAGGGGAGCCGGGCCTTTTACCACCATGAAAAGGAGGCCGGGAACACGGAGATCACCATCCAGGTGCTGACGAAAGAGGAGCCGCAACCCGATTCCCTGGCCCTTCAGCAGGAATATCTGATCCGGGACATGGCAGACCTGATCCTTCAGACCCGCCTGGACGCTCTGACCCGGAAATCCGACACTCCGTTCACCAATGCGTCCGTGGGGAGCGGGGTCTTTCTGAAGCATGTCCGGTACGCGGCCCTGTCAGCGGAAAGCAGCCCGGAAAACTGGAAACAGAGCCTTGAAACCCTGGAACAGACCCTCCGCCAGGCCCTGAACTACGGGTTCACCCCGTCGGAACTGGAGCGGGTTCGCAAGGAATATGCCGCCGGGCTGGATCGGGCCGTTAAAAATGCGGCCACCCGCGAAAGCGGAATGCTGGCCCGCCGCATCATCCGCAGTGTCAACGGCAACCGGGTGTTTCAGTCCCCGGCACAGGAAAAAGCCCTGTACGGCGAATTTATCGCAGGCGTGTCAGCAGATGATGTCAACCGGGCCTTCAGAAAGGCCTGGTCGCCCGATCACCGCCTGCTGATGGTGACGGGAAATGCCGGGATCGATACGCCGGAGGCGAGCATTATTTCCGCATTTGAATCCAGCACCCATGTGGCGGTGTCCGAGCCTGCCAGGGAGAAAAACGCGGTATTCCCGTATCTGCCGGAGCCGGAAACCCCGGGCCGGGTGGCAATGCGCAATGAGATCACCGATCAGGGGATCATTCAGGTGGACTTTGAGAACGGGGTCCGCCTCAACCTGAAAAAAACCGACTTCAAGGCCAATGAGGTGATCGCAACCCTGCGCTTCGGAGAGGGCCGGGCCGGTGAGCCGGAAGACAGACCGGGGCTTGCCGAACTGAGTCAGGCCGTTGTCAACGAGAGCGGGCTGGGGCAACTGGACAGCGATCAGATGGAAAGGGCGCTGGCCGGAAAAAATACGGCGGTTGAATTCAGCGTGGCCCACGGCCATTTCGCCTTTGACGGCGCAGGTGTTCCGGCGGAGCTGCCTCTCCTGTTTCAGCTTCTGTACGCCCACCTGACCGATCCGGGCTTTCGGGAGGAGGCCTTCACCCTGACGTCCGAGCGCTATCGGCAGGGGTATATTGAGATGGCCCGGAGCATCGAGGGGGCCATGCCCCTCAGCGGCCAGCGCTTTCTGGCCGGAGGCGACAGCCGCTTCGGCCTTCCGCCCTATGACCGGTTCCGCCGGCTCACCCTCCCGGATGTGCGGGAGTGGGTCGGCACAGCCCTGAAAAACGCCTCACCGGAGCTGTCCCTTGTGGGGGATTTTGACGTGGATGAGGCTGTGGAACTGGCCGCGCGTTACCTGGGCAGCCTGCCTGTCAGAAAAGTGTCTGCCGATCGGAGCCGATCGGGCCTGCCTGTATTCCCCGCAGGCGAATCCCTGGATATCAAGGTCAAAACCCGGATCAACAAAGGGGTGGTCCGGGTGGCCTACCCCACGGACGACATGTGGGACATCGGGCGCACCCGGCGTCTGGCAACCCTGGCGGGCATCTTTTCCGACCGGCTCCGGGAGGTGATCCGGGAAAAGCTGGGGGCGACCTACTCCCCCTATGCCTACAACATGCCCAGCCGCACCTATCCGGGCTACGGCGTCTTTCAGGCCGTGATCAGCGTCGCGCCGGACAATGCGGAAACCGTGGTCCGGGCCGTCAGGGAGATCATCGCGGACATGGCCGCCCACGGGGTGACATCCGATGAGCTGCGGCGGGCACTGGACCCGACCCTGAACAGCATCCGGGATATGCAACGCCGGAACAGCTACTGGCTCAGCACAGTGCTGAGCGGATCAAAGGCCCATCCCCGGCAGATCGAGTGGAGCCGGACCATTATGGCCGATTACGCGGGCATCACCGTGGAGGAAATATCGGCCCTGGCAAAACAGTATCTGGACAACACGCGGGCAGCGGTCATTTTTATCCGCCCGGACCGGCAGATCGTGGAGAATGCCCTGAAGGAGAAAAAGAGCTGA
- a CDS encoding 16S rRNA (uracil(1498)-N(3))-methyltransferase: MERRFFADPARISGPELTLSGPDANHIRNVLRLKPGDRIRLFDGTGAEYAADIAAFDPDGVRVAVLGPVRTETESPAEITIAQGFLKDKKMDGLVRQLTELGITRWIPFMAVRSVARPDAKRLAARRQRWEKIVRESLKQCRRSRVPEITDTVSFEEMLRLAGPADLKLMFWEDQRMSPAFDLRALPARRYQRVFAVLGPEGGLSREEADQAGAAGFLSATLGPRILRAETATIAACTLLQHCFGDM, encoded by the coding sequence ATGGAACGCCGTTTTTTTGCCGACCCGGCCCGGATCAGCGGGCCGGAACTCACCCTCTCCGGCCCGGACGCCAACCACATTCGCAATGTCCTGCGCCTGAAGCCGGGAGACCGCATCCGGCTGTTTGACGGCACGGGTGCGGAGTATGCGGCAGATATCGCCGCCTTTGACCCGGACGGGGTCCGGGTTGCGGTCCTCGGCCCGGTTCGGACCGAAACCGAATCCCCGGCCGAGATCACCATTGCCCAGGGATTTCTGAAGGATAAGAAGATGGACGGGCTGGTGCGCCAGCTCACCGAGCTGGGGATTACCCGCTGGATTCCGTTCATGGCGGTGCGCTCGGTGGCCCGGCCCGACGCAAAGCGTCTGGCCGCACGCAGACAGCGGTGGGAGAAAATCGTTCGGGAATCCCTGAAGCAGTGCCGCAGAAGCCGGGTGCCGGAGATCACCGACACGGTCTCCTTTGAAGAGATGCTCCGGCTGGCCGGGCCTGCCGACCTGAAGCTGATGTTCTGGGAAGATCAGCGGATGTCCCCGGCCTTTGATCTCAGAGCGCTGCCGGCCCGGAGATATCAGCGCGTCTTTGCGGTGCTGGGACCGGAGGGCGGACTGAGCCGGGAGGAGGCGGATCAGGCCGGTGCCGCCGGTTTTCTGAGTGCCACCCTCGGCCCCCGCATTCTGAGGGCAGAGACGGCGACAATTGCCGCCTGCACCCTGCTTCAGCACTGTTTCGGCGATATGTGA
- a CDS encoding sensor domain-containing protein — MKTNIPTYDELAQKVRDLERRLARTKKEMASEKRHVILESIGEGYYEMSLKGHFKVVNSALARMLGFSKAQLLGMNSAEFVDARTARSAFRLFHQIYKKGSSLKGAQWAFTRKDGSTCFIETSAYPISDEQGETVGFRGIVQDISVSKRTEMALKVQTAYAEAFINIAPEAIVILDTEDRVIRINHEFTKLFGYTPEEAVGEHLNNLIIPDALKDKANALNHRLKCGKRVETETLRQSKGGQLIDVSVLAAPVRLDDERLGIYAIYRDITKRKKAEKALKESEERHRIVLEAAPDPIVVFDMVRQVIYVNPAFTRVFGWTPSECIGRKIDFVAEEDQKALQDICHIVSGGESFSGIETWRLTKSGTRVDVSISGACFFDSNSAPIGCILTFQDISERKKAQEEICFIAYHDTLTGLKNRKAFYMCLEKKLNGGGRRARDHDRWALLFMDLDRFKYVNDSLGHDAGDELLKEVARRLRECLRTSDHIFRLGGDEFTVILESLHRDTDVTRVVRKIRNAVSGPLDVKGHKLYVSVSIGISLFPADGTDVEVLVKNADMAMYSAKESGEGYRFFTEEMNLRAVERMELENSLRNAVQNDELVVYYQPLVDSRSRILGMEALLRWQHPALGLVKPSVFIPLAEETGLIVPIGEWVLQTACLHTKKLQALHHRSLHVAVNLSARQFREPDLVACVEKALRISGLAPECLKLEVTESSIMENPEEAIVKMTALQEKGVRFSIDDFGTGYSSLSYLRRFPIDTLKIDRSFVSESLANQDDQEIIRTIIMMAKNLNIETIAEGVENRAQQEFLNCQGCRIMQGYYFGRPMTYDDFRDILKYNLE, encoded by the coding sequence TTGAAGACAAATATACCCACCTATGATGAACTGGCTCAGAAAGTCAGGGATCTGGAACGGCGGCTGGCCCGCACAAAAAAAGAAATGGCGTCTGAAAAGCGCCATGTGATCCTGGAGAGCATTGGGGAAGGATACTATGAGATGAGTCTGAAAGGCCATTTCAAGGTGGTCAACAGTGCGCTGGCCAGAATGCTCGGCTTTTCAAAAGCGCAGCTTCTGGGCATGAACAGTGCGGAATTCGTTGATGCCAGAACCGCCCGAAGCGCCTTCAGACTGTTCCATCAGATATATAAAAAAGGCTCCTCTCTGAAAGGCGCTCAATGGGCGTTTACGCGGAAAGACGGCTCCACATGTTTTATTGAAACTTCGGCCTATCCCATATCGGATGAACAGGGAGAGACGGTGGGCTTCCGGGGCATTGTCCAGGATATTTCAGTCTCCAAACGTACGGAAATGGCGCTGAAGGTTCAGACGGCCTATGCAGAGGCGTTTATCAATATCGCGCCGGAGGCAATTGTCATACTCGATACCGAAGACCGTGTTATCCGGATCAACCATGAGTTTACCAAACTGTTTGGCTATACGCCCGAAGAGGCTGTCGGCGAACATCTGAATAATCTCATCATACCGGACGCCCTCAAAGATAAGGCCAATGCCCTGAATCACCGGCTGAAGTGCGGGAAGCGGGTTGAGACAGAAACCCTGCGTCAGAGCAAAGGCGGTCAGCTCATTGATGTCTCTGTTCTGGCGGCCCCCGTCCGGCTGGATGATGAGCGCCTCGGCATCTACGCCATTTATCGGGATATTACCAAACGGAAAAAGGCGGAAAAAGCCCTGAAGGAGAGCGAAGAGCGGCACCGCATTGTGCTGGAGGCCGCACCGGACCCCATCGTCGTGTTTGATATGGTGCGGCAGGTGATCTACGTGAACCCGGCCTTTACAAGGGTTTTCGGGTGGACGCCTTCGGAGTGTATCGGCCGCAAAATTGATTTTGTGGCGGAAGAGGACCAGAAGGCATTGCAGGATATTTGTCATATTGTGAGCGGCGGCGAATCTTTTTCCGGTATTGAAACCTGGCGGCTGACCAAATCCGGCACCCGGGTGGATGTGAGCATCAGCGGGGCCTGTTTTTTCGACAGCAACAGCGCTCCCATCGGCTGTATTCTGACGTTTCAGGACATTTCCGAACGAAAAAAAGCCCAGGAGGAGATCTGCTTTATCGCCTATCACGATACCCTGACCGGGCTGAAAAACCGTAAAGCCTTTTATATGTGCCTGGAGAAAAAGCTGAACGGGGGGGGACGGCGGGCCCGGGATCATGACCGGTGGGCGCTGCTCTTCATGGATCTTGACCGGTTCAAATATGTGAACGACTCCCTGGGGCATGACGCAGGGGATGAGCTGCTGAAAGAGGTGGCCCGGCGGCTCCGGGAATGTCTTCGGACAAGCGACCACATTTTCAGGCTGGGCGGCGATGAGTTCACGGTGATCCTCGAAAGCCTCCACCGGGATACCGATGTTACCCGTGTGGTGCGGAAGATCCGGAATGCGGTATCCGGTCCCCTGGATGTGAAAGGGCACAAGCTGTATGTCTCTGTCAGTATCGGCATCAGCCTCTTTCCCGCCGACGGGACGGATGTGGAGGTGCTGGTCAAAAATGCCGATATGGCCATGTATTCGGCCAAGGAAAGCGGGGAGGGGTATCGTTTTTTTACGGAGGAGATGAACCTCCGGGCCGTTGAGCGCATGGAGCTGGAAAACAGCCTGCGAAACGCGGTTCAGAATGACGAACTTGTTGTCTACTATCAGCCCCTGGTGGACAGCCGGAGCCGCATCCTGGGAATGGAGGCCCTGCTGCGGTGGCAGCATCCTGCGCTGGGGCTGGTCAAGCCCTCTGTCTTTATTCCGCTGGCCGAAGAGACGGGCCTGATCGTCCCCATCGGCGAATGGGTGCTGCAAACGGCCTGTCTGCATACCAAAAAGTTGCAGGCGCTTCACCACCGGTCGCTCCATGTTGCGGTCAATCTGTCGGCGCGCCAGTTCAGAGAGCCGGATCTGGTGGCGTGTGTTGAAAAGGCGCTTCGGATATCGGGCCTTGCCCCGGAATGCCTGAAGCTGGAGGTTACGGAAAGCAGCATTATGGAAAATCCGGAGGAGGCCATTGTCAAGATGACCGCCCTTCAGGAAAAAGGGGTCCGGTTTTCCATTGACGATTTCGGCACCGGATATTCGTCTCTCAGCTATCTCAGGCGGTTTCCCATTGACACCCTGAAAATTGACCGGTCTTTTGTGAGCGAATCGCTGGCAAACCAGGACGATCAGGAGATCATCAGGACGATTATCATGATGGCGAAAAATCTGAATATCGAGACCATTGCCGAGGGGGTTGAGAACAGGGCCCAGCAGGAGTTCCTGAATTGTCAGGGGTGCCGGATCATGCAGGGCTATTATTTCGGTCGGCCCATGACCTATGATGATTTCAGGGATATACTGAAATATAATTTGGAATAA
- a CDS encoding FAD-binding oxidoreductase — protein sequence MESFTQEQMDTLTAFTAPDRFSAGQSNRELHTHDISPHSGKLPAGIIWPVSTEEVAKILVWTYENNIPVTPWGAGTSTEGNPLPMRGGLVMDMTRMDKILEIRPGDLQADVQPGVLRKELNRQTGQYGLFFPVDPGADATVGGMIANNASGVQTVRYGGTKEYVMQMTVVLPDGKVIRTGCKARKSSSGYDLTRLFVGSEGTLGVVTEATLRLTGIPEYHLATTITFETLEAASEAVAILIGSGLEPAALELLSVGLIRLMNAEKGLGLPENPSLFCEFHGVSEAALMETADLAKELCTDCGATGFRFGITDNDRAELWRARHEAWETIHRAHPGKETLIVDAAIPISRYPEMVIFSQNLVEEKGVPGYVFGHAGDGNLHVVLAGDPDTPGEWATLEEINHRIVEQAIALDGTCTGEHGIGIGKRKFMALEHGESYELMRKIKDVIDPRGLMNPDKIFM from the coding sequence TTGGAAAGTTTCACACAGGAGCAGATGGATACCCTGACCGCTTTTACGGCGCCGGACCGCTTTTCCGCAGGCCAGTCCAACCGCGAACTTCATACACACGACATTTCGCCCCATTCCGGCAAACTGCCTGCCGGAATCATCTGGCCGGTCAGTACCGAAGAGGTGGCAAAGATACTGGTGTGGACCTATGAAAACAACATCCCGGTCACACCCTGGGGCGCGGGAACCAGCACCGAAGGCAATCCCCTGCCCATGCGCGGTGGCCTGGTGATGGACATGACCCGGATGGATAAAATCCTGGAAATCCGGCCCGGCGATCTTCAGGCCGATGTCCAGCCCGGGGTGCTTCGCAAGGAACTGAACCGCCAGACCGGGCAGTACGGCCTCTTTTTCCCGGTCGATCCGGGTGCGGACGCCACAGTCGGCGGCATGATCGCCAACAACGCCTCCGGGGTCCAGACCGTCAGATACGGCGGCACAAAGGAGTATGTCATGCAGATGACCGTGGTGCTGCCGGACGGCAAGGTCATCAGAACCGGGTGCAAGGCCCGGAAATCCTCATCCGGCTACGATCTGACCCGCCTCTTTGTGGGGTCCGAGGGCACGCTGGGGGTTGTCACGGAGGCCACGCTCCGGCTCACGGGCATTCCTGAATACCATCTGGCGACCACCATCACCTTTGAAACCCTCGAGGCGGCCTCCGAAGCAGTGGCGATTCTCATCGGCTCCGGCCTTGAACCGGCAGCACTGGAGCTGCTGAGCGTGGGCCTGATCCGGCTGATGAACGCGGAAAAAGGGCTGGGGCTTCCTGAAAATCCCTCCCTGTTCTGCGAGTTTCACGGGGTCAGCGAAGCGGCGCTCATGGAAACCGCTGATCTGGCAAAGGAGCTGTGTACGGACTGCGGGGCCACGGGGTTCCGGTTCGGCATTACGGATAATGACCGGGCCGAACTCTGGCGCGCCCGCCATGAGGCATGGGAGACCATCCACCGCGCCCATCCCGGAAAGGAAACCCTGATTGTGGACGCGGCCATCCCCATCTCCCGCTACCCGGAGATGGTCATTTTCTCCCAGAATCTGGTGGAGGAAAAGGGCGTGCCCGGCTATGTGTTCGGCCACGCCGGGGACGGCAACCTCCATGTGGTGCTGGCCGGTGATCCCGATACCCCCGGAGAATGGGCGACGCTGGAGGAGATCAACCACAGGATCGTGGAACAGGCCATTGCCCTGGACGGCACCTGCACGGGCGAACACGGCATCGGCATCGGCAAGCGGAAATTCATGGCCCTGGAACACGGCGAAAGCTACGAACTCATGCGCAAAATCAAAGACGTGATCGACCCCAGGGGGCTGATGAACCCGGATAAAATATTTATGTAA